In a single window of the Sesamum indicum cultivar Zhongzhi No. 13 linkage group LG16, S_indicum_v1.0, whole genome shotgun sequence genome:
- the LOC105178566 gene encoding protein NRT1/ PTR FAMILY 6.4, whose amino-acid sequence MVLVDEHGEKDGGIMVDFRGKPVDKSRTGGWLAAGLILGTELSERICVMGISMNMVTYLVGDLHLSSAKSANIVTNFMGTLNLLGLLGGFLADAKLGRYLTVAISASIAALGVTLLTLATTIPSMRPPPCQNSRKQQCMEASGRQLAMLYAALYTIAVGGGGIKSNVSGFGSDQFDTSNPKEEKAMIYFFNRFYFCISLGSLFAVTVLVYIQDNVGRGWGYGISAGTMIIAVMILVCGTRLYRFRRPQGSPLTVIWRVLYSAWNKRSLSYPPLPTMLNEYYSATLPHTGKLRCLDKAAILDDNGIANGTKDNAAVVSTVTQVEEVKMVLMLLPIWSTCILFWTVYSQMNTFTIEQATFMNRKVGSFEIPAGSFSFFLFITILLFTSLNERILVPVARKITHTVQGITSLQRVGVGLAFSIIGMVAAALVEKRRREHFVHENVKIAAFWLVPQFFLVGAGEAFAYVGQLEFFIREAPERMKSMSTGLFLCTLSMGYFVSSLLVSLVDKATNGRWLMSNLNKGKLENFYWMLAVLGVLNFFVFLGFATRHQYKVQNYVVPENGGEEGLKQQNQDMSDDADKVKVAIATEEP is encoded by the exons ATG GTTTTGGTAGATGAGCATGGTGAAAAAGATGGTGGGATTATGGTGGATTTTCGTGGAAAGCCGGTCGACAAGTCAAGAACCGGCGGATGGCTGGCGGCGGGGCTTATCTTAG GAACGGAGCTGTCGGAGAGGATCTGCGTGATGGGCATATCGATGAATATGGTGACGTATTTGGTGGGAGACTTGCATCTTTCGTCTGCCAAATCTGCAAACATCGTCACAAACTTCATGGGAACTCTTAACCTCCTAGGCCTTCTTGGCGGCTTCCTTGCTGATGCTAAACTTGGCCGTTATCTCACCGTTGCGATTTCAGCCTCTATAGCTGCTTTG GGAGTAACATTGTTGACACTAGCCACGACCATTCCTAGCATGAGGCCACCTCCTTGCCAGAACTCAAGGAAGCAGCAGTGCATGGAGGCCAGCGGCCGACAACTCGCCATGCTCTACGCTGCTCTCTACACCATAGCGGTAGGAGGAGGCGGCATCAAGTCCAACGTCTCCGGCTTCGGGTCTGACCAATTCGACACGTCCAATCCTAAGGAGGAGAAGGCAATGATATACTTCTTCAACAGATTCTACTTCTGTATCAGCCTGGGGTCGTTATTCGCCGTCACGGTTTTGGTGTACATACAAGACAATGTGGGGAGAGGCTGGGGGTATGGGATATCTGCCGGCACCATGATCATTGCAGTGATGATACTGGTGTGCGGGACGAGGTTGTATCGGTTCAGAAGGCCTCAGGGAAGTCCCTTGACTGTGATATGGAGAGTCTTGTATTCGGCTTGGAACAAGAGAAGCCTTTCTTATCCCCCTCTGCCAACAATGTTGAATGAGTACTACAGTGCGACGCTTCCTCATACAGGAAAACTGAG GTGTCTAGACAAGGCAGCAATCTTAGACGACAACGGCATCGCCAACGGGACCAAAGACAACGCCGCGGTGGTCTCAACAGTCACTCAAGTTGAGGAAGTGAAGATGGTCCTAATGCTGCTCCCAATATGGTCCACCTGCATACTGTTTTGGACAGTGTACTCTCAGATGAACACATTCACCATAGAGCAAGCCACCTTCATGAACCGCAAAGTCGGCAGCTTCGAAATCCCAGCAGGCTCTTTCTCATTCTTCCTCTTCATCACCATCCTCCTCTTCACGTCCCTCAACGAACGTATCCTCGTGCCCGTTGCACGAAAGATCACCCACACAGTCCAGGGCATAACCAGCCTGCAACGAGTCGGTGTAGGGCTGGCGTTCTCCATCATCGGTATGGTGGCTGCAGCCCTTGTGGAGAAGAGACGTAGAGAGCATTTCGTCCatgaaaatgtcaaaatcGCAGCGTTTTGGTTGGTGCCTCAGTTTTTCCTCGTTGGGGCGGGGGAAGCGTTTGCATACGTGGGGCAGCTCGAGTTCTTTATCCGTGAGGCACCCGAGAGGATGAAGTCCATGAGCACGGGGCTGTTTCTGTGCACGTTGTCGATGGGGTACTTCGTCAGCAGTTTGCTCGTCTCATTGGTCGATAAGGCGACAAATGGGAGGTGGCTGATGAGCAATTTGAACAAAGGGAAGTTGGAGAATTTCTACTGGATGCTTGCGGTTCTTGGAGTACTCAACTTCTTTGTGTTCCTTGGCTTCGCCACGAGGCATCAGTACAAGGTGCAGAACTATGTTGTTCCTGAGAATGGTGGAGAGGAAGGGTTGAAGCAGCAGAATCAGGACATGAGTGATGATGCAGACAAGGTAAAAGTTGCCATTGCAACAGAAGAACCTTAG